A single region of the Bacillota bacterium genome encodes:
- a CDS encoding ATP-binding cassette domain-containing protein, which yields MIRIAVNGIECSFGSAPVLNGLTFEVSKGDFTGIVGPNGSGKSTLLRVMSRVLRPTRGAVLLDGRDVFDQDATSVARRIAVVGQDARTEFGFSVMDVVIMGRFPHLNRFERESEVDVGIARAALASTGIAHLEGRKVTELSSGERQRVLIARALAQQPEILLMDEPTTFLDISYQVDVMDLVSNMNRERGISVVIVLHDLNLAAQYCKSLMLLHGGKVLSSGTPEEVLTSENIRLAYGSEVMITRHPAHGRPHVIVLPKPSRAGHDARPERVHVIGGGGMASHILEMLSARGFRISAGALNAGDADWVQAKALGADLVEVPPFSPIAQGDLDKTLALIKGASAVILVDIPFGPGNLKNLEAATSAIEAGTPLIVVDRAGISSRDYTGGQAVSAFGKIERASETGSGARVVWCERDEDAVAAVERLLAGTRGGSS from the coding sequence TCACAGGCATAGTCGGCCCTAACGGCTCGGGTAAGTCCACTCTGTTGAGGGTCATGAGCCGCGTGCTCCGCCCGACCCGCGGGGCGGTGCTGCTGGACGGCCGCGATGTGTTCGATCAGGATGCCACGAGCGTCGCCAGGCGCATCGCCGTGGTGGGCCAGGATGCGCGCACCGAGTTCGGCTTCAGCGTGATGGACGTCGTGATTATGGGCCGGTTCCCGCACTTGAACAGGTTCGAGCGGGAGTCGGAGGTGGATGTGGGGATCGCGCGGGCCGCGCTCGCCTCCACCGGCATCGCCCACCTGGAGGGTAGAAAGGTCACGGAGCTCAGTTCGGGTGAGAGGCAACGCGTCCTCATCGCAAGGGCGCTCGCCCAGCAACCGGAGATCCTGTTGATGGACGAGCCCACCACCTTCCTCGACATAAGCTACCAGGTGGACGTGATGGACCTGGTGTCGAACATGAACCGCGAGCGTGGCATTTCGGTCGTGATCGTCCTCCACGACCTGAACCTGGCGGCGCAGTACTGCAAGTCGCTGATGCTCCTCCATGGGGGTAAGGTCCTGAGCAGTGGCACCCCTGAGGAGGTTCTCACCTCCGAAAACATAAGGCTGGCGTACGGCAGCGAGGTGATGATCACGCGTCATCCGGCGCACGGGCGGCCCCACGTGATCGTCCTGCCGAAGCCGTCCAGGGCGGGGCACGACGCGCGCCCCGAGCGCGTACACGTGATAGGCGGCGGGGGCATGGCGTCCCACATTCTGGAGATGCTCTCCGCCCGCGGGTTCCGGATCTCGGCCGGCGCCCTCAACGCGGGAGACGCCGACTGGGTGCAGGCGAAGGCGCTGGGGGCCGATCTCGTTGAGGTCCCGCCATTCTCGCCCATCGCGCAGGGCGACCTCGACAAGACGCTCGCCCTGATAAAAGGGGCGTCGGCTGTAATACTCGTCGACATCCCGTTCGGCCCCGGTAACCTGAAGAATCTCGAGGCCGCGACTTCAGCCATAGAGGCGGGAACACCGCTCATTGTGGTGGACCGCGCGGGGATCTCGTCGCGCGATTACACCGGCGGGCAGGCAGTGTCGGCGTTCGGCAAGATCGAACGCGCGAGTGAGACGGGTTCCGGCGCGCGCGTGGTCTGGTGTGAACGCGACGAGGACGCCGTCGCCGCGGTCGAGCGGCTGCTTGCCGGAACACGGGGGGGTTCCTCATGA
- the cobS gene encoding adenosylcobinamide-GDP ribazoletransferase, whose translation MTDDIRYFFHDLALALQFLTRLPVPLRTAPDPERLAGSVKFYPFAGALIGVILAVAHATASRFLPPLVSAAVTVAAWATLTGAMHLDGLMDAADGLLSHRGRGESLEIMKDSRVGAMGVVAGLLVLLVKFSALASVPAGPRSVGLLSAVVAGRISIVCCLILFPYAREQGMGAFSRGLAPLPAVAGVLGGAAIAFGSAGAIALLTITGAATVGFLAAASANRALGGLTGDVYGAVCEITEAVALILWVALI comes from the coding sequence ATGACGGACGACATCCGCTACTTCTTCCACGATCTGGCCCTGGCGCTGCAGTTCCTGACTCGGCTGCCGGTTCCGCTCAGGACTGCACCCGACCCCGAAAGGCTGGCCGGCTCGGTCAAGTTCTACCCGTTCGCGGGCGCCCTGATAGGTGTCATTCTCGCGGTGGCGCACGCCACCGCGTCCAGATTCCTGCCTCCGCTCGTATCGGCAGCCGTCACCGTCGCGGCCTGGGCCACGCTCACGGGCGCAATGCACCTCGATGGGCTCATGGACGCCGCCGACGGGCTGCTCAGCCACAGGGGCAGGGGGGAATCCCTCGAGATAATGAAGGACAGCAGGGTCGGCGCGATGGGCGTGGTGGCCGGCCTGCTCGTGCTGCTCGTCAAGTTCTCGGCGCTCGCCTCCGTCCCGGCGGGTCCGCGAAGCGTGGGACTGTTGAGCGCTGTCGTGGCCGGCCGGATATCGATCGTATGCTGCCTCATCCTGTTCCCGTACGCCCGCGAGCAGGGGATGGGGGCGTTTTCTCGTGGTCTGGCGCCACTGCCGGCGGTCGCCGGGGTGCTGGGTGGCGCCGCGATAGCGTTCGGATCGGCGGGTGCCATCGCCCTCCTCACCATCACTGGAGCGGCCACTGTAGGGTTCCTCGCCGCCGCGTCCGCGAACCGGGCGCTGGGGGGGCTGACCGGCGACGTGTACGGCGCGGTGTGCGAGATAACGGAGGCAGTCGCACTGATCCTGTGGGTGGCATTGATATGA
- the cobU gene encoding bifunctional adenosylcobinamide kinase/adenosylcobinamide-phosphate guanylyltransferase translates to MTAPQGGPQGGAASLVFITGGVRSGKSALGEKMAAACGREVLYIATARPLDPEMARRIENHRRRRPPAWRVVEAPFHLAPALRDSVKEGGAPSVVLLDCLTIFVSNILLGGLWLGVDDREMDERAFAELERRGDECVERVREFIAETRASSLNAVIVGNEVGLGVVPEYPAARVYRDVAGRVNQLVATSADEVWAVWSGIPVRIKPAPVVSGWPPP, encoded by the coding sequence ATGACCGCGCCGCAGGGAGGGCCTCAGGGGGGCGCCGCATCGCTGGTCTTCATCACCGGAGGGGTCAGGAGTGGCAAGAGCGCTCTCGGGGAGAAGATGGCCGCCGCCTGCGGCCGCGAAGTCCTGTACATCGCGACGGCCAGGCCGCTGGACCCCGAAATGGCGAGGCGCATCGAGAACCACAGGCGCAGGCGACCCCCTGCGTGGAGAGTCGTCGAGGCGCCGTTCCACCTGGCTCCTGCGCTGCGCGATTCGGTGAAGGAGGGCGGCGCGCCCTCCGTCGTCCTGCTGGATTGCCTGACGATATTCGTGTCGAACATCTTGCTCGGGGGACTGTGGCTGGGAGTAGATGACAGGGAGATGGACGAACGAGCCTTCGCCGAGCTTGAGCGCCGCGGCGACGAGTGTGTCGAGAGGGTGCGTGAGTTCATCGCAGAGACCAGGGCATCCAGCCTGAACGCCGTGATCGTCGGGAACGAAGTCGGACTGGGCGTCGTCCCCGAGTATCCGGCCGCGCGCGTGTACCGCGACGTAGCCGGTCGCGTCAACCAGCTCGTCGCCACCTCGGCTGATGAGGTTTGGGCGGTGTGGTCGGGGATACCCGTGCGAATCAAACCGGCGCCGGTAGTCTCGGGGTGGCCGCCACCATGA
- a CDS encoding histidine phosphatase family protein: MTADRRLAPADGAGVAGAGLDALQLVLVRHGQTQWNAEARYQGHRDIPLSATGAAQAAALASYMSQWDVAAVYSSDLSRAFETASRIAAAHGITVLRDRRLREMCFGDWESLTHDEIESNYPDLYGAWLESPATVHPPNGETLADVRDRALAALRDAVRAWSAGATAAGEAGRDARTVADRSGRPVDGQGTRIVVVCHGGPIRAVLCTVLGLPLDQGFWRLGARPGTFAVLRGDTRAWRRFVSAGAAGEPETACCALDVETMDALPE; this comes from the coding sequence ATGACGGCCGACCGCCGCCTTGCTCCCGCGGATGGCGCCGGCGTCGCCGGCGCCGGTCTCGATGCCCTGCAGCTGGTGCTCGTGCGGCACGGGCAAACGCAGTGGAACGCCGAAGCCCGTTACCAGGGCCACCGCGATATACCGTTGAGCGCCACGGGCGCCGCACAGGCTGCCGCGCTGGCCTCGTATATGTCACAGTGGGACGTAGCGGCTGTGTACTCGAGCGACCTGAGTCGCGCGTTCGAGACTGCGTCACGCATAGCCGCGGCTCACGGCATCACAGTGCTGCGGGACCGCCGCCTGCGCGAGATGTGTTTCGGCGACTGGGAGTCGCTGACTCACGACGAGATCGAGTCGAACTATCCGGACCTGTACGGCGCGTGGCTTGAGTCCCCCGCCACGGTTCATCCCCCCAACGGCGAAACACTCGCGGATGTTCGCGACAGGGCGCTTGCCGCGTTGAGGGACGCCGTCCGCGCGTGGAGCGCAGGGGCCACCGCCGCTGGCGAGGCCGGTCGCGACGCCCGCACCGTCGCGGATCGTAGCGGCCGCCCCGTCGACGGCCAGGGCACCCGCATCGTAGTTGTCTGCCACGGCGGCCCCATCAGGGCGGTGCTGTGCACCGTCCTCGGCCTGCCCCTCGACCAGGGTTTCTGGCGACTCGGGGCTCGGCCGGGCACGTTCGCGGTACTGCGAGGGGATACCCGGGCGTGGAGGCGGTTCGTATCGGCCGGTGCGGCTGGCGAGCCGGAAACGGCATGCTGCGCCCTCGACGTTGAGACTATGGACGCCCTCCCGGAATAG